From the genome of Saccopteryx bilineata isolate mSacBil1 chromosome 6, mSacBil1_pri_phased_curated, whole genome shotgun sequence, one region includes:
- the DLGAP4 gene encoding disks large-associated protein 4 isoform X3 codes for MSSRRDTDSDTQDANDSSCKSSERSLPDCTPHPNSISIDAGPRQAPKIAQIKRNLSYGDNSDPALEASSLPPPDPWLETSSSSPAEPAQPGACRRDGYWFLKLLQAETERLEGWCCQMDKETKENNLSEEVLGKVLSAVGSAQLLMSQKFQQFRGLCEQNLNPDANPRPTAQDLAGFWDLLQLSIEDISMKFDELYHLKANSWQLVETPEKRKEEKKPPPPVPKKPAKSKPAVSRDKASDAGDKQRQEARKRLLAAKRAASVRQNSATESADSIEIYVPEAQTRL; via the exons ATGTCCTCCCGGCGGGACACCGACTCAGATACCCAGGATGCCAATGACTCGAGCTGTAAGTCATCTGAGAGGAGCCTCCCAGACTGCACCCCGCACCCCAACTCCATCAGCATTGATGCTGGCCCCCGGCAGGCCCCCAAGATTGCCCAGATCAAGCGCAACCTCTCCTATGGAGACAACAGCGACCCTGCCCTAGAGGCGTCGTCACTGCCCCCGCCCGACCCCTGGCTGGAGACCTCATCCAGCTCCCCGGCGGAGCCAGCACAGCCCGGTGCCTGCCGCCGAGACGGCTACTGGTTCTTGAAGCTACTACAGGCAGAAACCGAGCGGCTGGAAGGCTGGTGCTGCCAGATGGACAAAGAGACCAAAGAGAACAACCTCTCTGAAGAAG tCTTAGGAAAAGTCCTCAGTGCTGTGGGCAGTGCCCAGTTACTGATGTCCCAGAAATTTCAGCAGTTCCGGGGCCTCTGCGAGCAGAACTTG AACCCTGATGCCAACCCACGTCCAACAGCCCAGGACCTGGCAGGGTTCTGGGACCTGCTGCAGCTGTCCATCGAGGACATCAGCATGAAGTTCGATGAACTCTACCACCTCAAGGCCAACAGCTGGCAGCTGGTGGAGACCCCCGAGAAGAGGAAG gaagaaaagaagccaCCCCCTCCAGTCCCAAAGAAGCCAGCCAAATCCAAGCCGGCAGTGAGCCGCGACAAGGCCTCCGACGCGGGGGACAAGCAGCGTCAGGAGGCGCGCAAGAGACTCCTGGCAGCCAAGCGGGCGGCGTCCGTGAGGCAGAACTCAGCCACAGAGAGTGCGGACAGCATTGAGATTTATGTCCCCGAGGCCCAGACCCGGCTCTGA